In Colletotrichum higginsianum IMI 349063 chromosome 3, whole genome shotgun sequence, a genomic segment contains:
- a CDS encoding NADPH--cytochrome P450 reductase: MAELDTLDIIVLAAILLGTAAYFTKGKYWGVVKDPYANAFANANGAKAGKTRNILEKMEESGKNCIVFYGSQTGTAEDYASRLAKEGKSRFGLETMVADLEDYDYDNLDAIPSDKVVMFVLATYGEGEPTDNAVDFYEFITGEDVSFSEGNDPALSNLNFVAFGLGNNTYEHYNSMVRNVTKALVKLGAHKIGEAGEGDDGAGTMEEDFLAWKDPMWSALAEKMGLEEREAVYEPTFSILEREGLDASSPEVYVGEPNKMHLEGTAKGPFNAHNPYIAPIAESKELFSVKDRNCLHMEVDISGSNLSYQTGDHIAIWPTNPGEEVDRFLDLVGLTDKRHSVISVKALEPTAKVPFPTPTTYDAIIRYHLEICAPVSRQFVSTLAAFAPSEDIKAEMVRLGGDKDLFHEKTGAHFFNIARFLDSVSGGQKWTNIPFSAWIEGLTKLQPRYYSISSSSLVQPKKISITAVVENQTLPGRDDAFRGVATNYLLALKQKQNGDPEPTAFGLTYEITGPRNKYDGIHVPVHVRHSNFKLPSDPSKPVICIGPGTGVAPFRGFIQERAKLAREGADVGQTILFFGCRKSTEDFLYKDEWEQYKKDLGDKFELVTAFSREGPKKVYVQHRLKERSEEINKLLEKKAYFYVCGDAANMAREVNTVLAQILSEQRGISEAKAEEIVKNMRAANQYQEDVWS, encoded by the exons ATGGCGGAACTCGATACCCTGGACATCATTGTCCTGGCCGCCATCCTTTTGGGTACGGCCGCCTACTTCACTAAGGGTAAATACTGGGGAGTTGTCAAGGACCCGTATGCCAACGCCTTCGCCAACGCAAATGGagccaaggccggcaagaCGCGAAACATCttggagaagatggaggagtCGGGCAAGAACTGCATCGTCTTCTATGGATCCCAGACCGGTACCGCCGAGGATTACGCCTCGAGACTCGCAAAGGAGGGCAAGAGCCGTTTCGGCCTCGAGACCATGGTCGCCGATCTTGAGGACTACGACTACGACAACCTGGACGCTATTCCCAGCGACAAGGTCGTCATGTTTGTTCTCGCCACctacggcgagggcgagcccACCGATAATGCCGTTGACTTTTACGAGTTCATcaccggcgaggacgtctCCTTCTCCGAGGGCAACGACCCCGCTCTGAGCAACCTCAACTTTGTCGCTTTCGGCCTTGGTAACAACACCTACGAACACTACAACTCTATGGTTCGCAACGTCACAAAGGCTCTCGTGAAGCTCGGCGCCCACAAGATCGGCGAGgctggcgagggcgatgacggcgccggcaccaTGGAGGAGGACTTTTTGGCCTGGAAGGACCCTATGTGGTCTGCTCTCGCCGAGAAGATGGGCTTGGAGGAGCGTGAGGCTGTCTACGAGCCCACCTTCAGCATCCTGGAgcgcgagggcctcgacgcctCGTCCCCCGAGGTCTACGTCGGCGAGCCCAACAAGATGCACCTCGAGGGCACCGCCAAGGGTCCCTTCAACGCTCACAACCCCTACATCGCCCCCATTGCCGAATCCAAGGAACTCTTTAGCGTCAAGGACCGAAACTGCCTGCACATGGAGGTCGACATTAGCGGATCCAACCTGTCCTACCAGACCGGCGACCACATCGCCATCTGGCCCACGAAccccggcgaggaggtcgaccgCTTCCTGGACCTCGTCGGACTTACGGACAAGAGACACTCGGTCATCAGCGTCAAGGCTCTCGAGCCCACCGCCAAGGTTCCTTTCCCTACACCCACCACGTACGATGCCATCATCCGCTACCACCTCGAGATCTGCGCCCCTGTCTCGCGTCAGTTCGTTTCCACCCTTGCCGCCTTCGCCCCTAGCGAAGACatcaaggccgagatggtCAGGCTTGGTGGCGATAAGGATCTCTTCCACGAGAAGACGGGTGCTCACTTCTTCAACATTGCCCGGTTCCTCGACTCTGTCAGCGGCGGCCAAAAGTGGACCAACATCCCCTTCTCCGCTTGGATCGAGGGTCTGACGAAGCTGCAACCCCGCTACTACTCCATCTCCTCATCGTCTCTGGTCCAGCCCAAGAAGATCTCCATCACCGCTGTCGTCGAGAATCAGACGCTCCCTGGCCGTGACGACGCGTTCCGCGGTGTTGCTACCAACTATCTCTTGGCCCtcaagcagaagcagaatGGCGACCCCGAGCCGACCGCCTTCGGTCTGACATACGAAATCACCGGCCCCAGAAACAAGTACGACGGAATCCACGTCCCCGTCCATGTCCGCCACTCCAACTTCAAGCTGCCCTCCGATCCCTCCAAGCCCGTCATCTGCATTGGGCCCGGCACCGGTGTCGCTCCTTTCCGCGGTTTCATCCAGGAGAGAGCCAAGCTCGCTCGCGAGGGCGCCGATGTGGGCCAGACGATTCTCTTTTTCGGATGCCGCAAGTCGACCGAGGACTTTTTGTACAAGGACGAGTGGGAG CAATACAAGAAGGATCTCGGCGACAAGTTCGAGCTCGTCACTGCCTTCTCCCGTGAGGGTCCCAAGAAGGTCTACGTCCAGCACCGCCTCAAGGAGCGTTCCGAGGAGATCAACAAGCTtctcgagaagaaggcctACTTCTATGTGtgcggcgacgccgccaacatGGCCCGCGAGGTCAACACCGTCCTCGCACAGATTCTGTCAGAGCAGCGAGGCATCTCAgaggccaaggcggaggagaTTGTCAAGAACATGAGGGCGGCAAACCAGTACCAG GAGGACGTCTGGTCATAG
- a CDS encoding RNA recognition domain-containing protein — translation MSYQTQTMDPKHTVAFNSAGNHHMSGNHVAQFPENQLPGMMGSVDALAGTIGQFQGMTLGNGISHSASNMGQMAAAHTYMLPQDYMLAPHLPSAMGMDHLSQGPYGPAAGGYLAAPGQFSPYMPYPMMPFTPGRAVSGGAALLDRTNRGHNDLPGLENRRHSGGSYTTTESAPTTPFYNGGGKNDKGPRVAALDRSTYTTPSPQQVVGGNIFVEPAAKHSAINIPVDRNLEELLKQDPAVPKAVPAVFTPATQMKTLDQSLENRIPGNRNVYIRGLHPTTDDDLLFRFAARFGNVETSKAIIDTSTGACKGFGFAKFYDVRDSEMCIRGFHRLGYEVGFARESFNSRLKAEGDEGSTNLYISNLPKSLTENDLGDIFGGYHIMSSKILRDSMGNSRGVGFARFESRDVCDTVIKQFNGIPVGEEGMVMNIRYADTPSQKELKRVTAERRQFRTNEYNIGAYGTPLVGIQPNMYNQPAWKRALHATANTGYTPRSMTGGLDRMGKVVKSDGYQAGTVQGNPQSSVEATVIETASDDSDEGVTIHADSITPVIVSTQSSPILKKEQK, via the exons ATGTCCTATCAGACTCAAACCATGGACCCCAAGCACACCGTTGCGTTTAACAGTGCCGGCAACCACCACATGTCCGGAAATCACGTTGCCCAGTTCCCTGAGAATCAGTTGCCCGGCATGATGGGCAGCGTTGACGCCTTGGCTGGTACAATCGGCCAGTTTCAGGGCATGACCTTGGGCAACGGCATCTCTCACAGCGCCAGCAACATGGGACAGATGGCTGCCGCTCACACCTACATGCTTCCCCAAGACTACATGCTCGCTCCCCATCTACCATCGGCCATGGGAATGGACCACCTCTCCCAGGGTCCGTACGGCCCCGCCGCTGGTGGCTACCTGGCGGCTCCTGGACAGTTCAGCCCTTACATGCCTTACCCCATGATGCCGTTTACTCCTGGCCGTGCCGTCAGCGGAGGTGCGGCTCTTCTAGACCGTACCAACCGTGGCCACAATGACCTGCCAGGCCTCGAGAACCGTCGTCACAGTGGTGGCTCGTACACCACTACCGAGTCCGCTCCCACGACTCCGTTTTACAACGGAGGTGGCAAGAACGACAAAGGTCCTCGTGTCGCTGCACTTGACCGATCGACCTACACCACGCCCTCTCCGCAGCAGGTTGTCGGTGGCAACATCTTCGTTGAACCTGCTGCCAAGCACAGCGCCATCAACATCCCCGTCGACCGCAACTTGGAGGAGCTTCTCAAGCAGGATCCTGCCGTGCCAAAGGCCGTTCCCGCCGTGTTCACCCCAGCTACCCAGATGAAGACTCTGGACCAAAGCTTGGAGAATCGGATTCCGGGCAACCGCAACGTCTACATACGTGGTCTTCACCCGACTACCGACGATGACCTCTTGTTTCGGTTTGCGGCCCGCTTTGGAAACGTCGAGACCTCCAAGGCCATCATTGACACCTCCACTGGTGCTTGCAAGGG CTTTGGGTTTGCCAAGTTCTACGACGTTCGTGACTCGGAGATGTGCATCCGAGGCTTTCATCGTCTTGGTTACGAAGTTGGATTCGCCCGT GAATCCTTCAATTCTCGTCtgaaggccgagggcgacgagggatCTACCAACCTGTACATCTCCAACCTTCCCAAGAGCTTGACTGAGAAT GATCTCGGCGACATCTTCGGGGGCTACCACATCATGTCGTCCAAGATCCTTCGTGACAGCATGGGCAACAGCCGTGGTGTCGGCTTCGCTCG CTTCGAGTCCCGCGACGTGTGTGATACTGTCATTAAGCAGTTCAACGGCATccccgtcggcgaggagggaaTGGTCATGAACATCCGCTACGCCGACACTCCCAGTCAGAAGGAGCTCAAGCGAGTGACCGCCGAGCGCCGCCAGTTCCGCACAAACGAGTACAATATCGGTGCCTACGGCACTCCCCTTGTTGGCATTCAGCCCAACATGTACAACCAGCCGGCCTGGAAGCGTGCCCTGCACGCCACCGCCAACAC CGGCTACACACCTCGCTCCATGACCGGTGGTCTTGATCGAATGGGCAAGGTGGTCAAGTCTGATGGCTACCAGGCGGGCACTGTTCAGGGAAACCCCCA ATCATCCGTGGAGGCTACTGTCATCGAGACGGCGTCTGACGACAGCGACGAAGGCGTGACGATCCATGCCGACTCGATCACTCCCGTCATTGTCAGCACGCAGTCTTCCCCGATCTTGAAGAAGGAGCAGAAGTGA
- a CDS encoding RIO1 family protein yields MHLDTKALRHLAAEDWRVLAAVEQGTKNHELVPTPLIEKLSRLRGGASGVHRSISNLAKVGLIAKVKEAKYDGYRLTYGGLDYLAMHTYSTRKEVYSVGSRVGVGKESDIVMVADDRGMQCILKIHRLGRISFRTVKSNRDYLKNKQSGSWMYLSRLAAMKEFAFMKALKEEGFPVPEPIAQNRHTIVMSFIDSFPLRQISSIPDPATLYAELIDLILRLAKHGLIHGDFNEFNILIKEETSITQTDEGEEETITLIPIVIDFPQMVSMDHQNAEMYFDRDVNCIKRFFEKRFHFTGTTPGPFYKDAKKLVGKGGAKRIDATLEASGFTKKMAKDLEKAIQEQAASKGDEGDHGGAASEDEDEDEEDSEEAADDLEGSAAPSVTGEGEGRDSSKSGKEKDDIDTQKFSRLAVADEA; encoded by the exons ATGCATTTGGATACCAAAGCGCTTCGCcacctggccgccgaggactgGCGCGTCCTTGCAGCG GTCGAGCAAGGCACCAAGAATCACGAGCTGGTTCCGACTCCCCTCATCGAGAAACTGTCGCgcctccgcggcggcgcaaGTGGCGTGCACCGGTCCATCTCGAACCTCGCCAAGGTCGGCCTCATCGCCAAGGTTAAGGAGGCCAAGTACGACGGTTACCGCCTCACCTACGGTGGTCTCGACTACCTCGCGATGCACACATACTCGACGCGCAAGGAGGTCTACAGCGTCGGTAGCAGAGTTGGCGTTGGAAAGGAGAGTGATATCGTCATGGTGGCCGATGATAGAGGCATGCAGTGCATTCTGAAGATCCACAGATTGGGCCGTATCTCCTTCCGGACGGTTAAGTCAAACAGAGACTACCTCAAGAACAAGCAGTCGGGATCGTGGATGTACCTTTCCCGCCTCGCGGCAATGAAGGAGTTTGCCTTCATGAAGGCGCTCAAAGAGGAAGGTTTTCCTGTACCCGAACCCATCGCGCAAAACCGACACACTATCGTCATGTCGTTCATCGACTCGTTTCCGCTCCGTCAAATCTCCTCGATCCCGGATCCGGCAACCCTCTATGCCGAGCTGATTGATTTGATCCTCCGCTTAGCCAAGCATGGACTCATTCACGGCGACTTCAACGAGTTCAACATTCTTATCAAGGAGGAGACATCCATTACCCAGAcagacgagggcgaagaagagacCATCACATTGATTCCAATAGTCATTGACTTCCCGCAAATGGTTTCAATGGACCACCAGAATGCCGAGATGTACTTTGATCGAGACGTCAACTGCATCAAGCGCTTCTTCGAGAAGAGGTTTCACTTTACCGGCACAACCCCAGGGCCATTCTACAAGGACGCCAAGAAGTTGGTTGGCAAGGGCGGTGCCAAGAGGATAGATGCGACCTTGGAGGCGTCAGGGTTcacgaagaagatggccaaAGACTTGGAGAAGGCCATCCAAGAGCAGGCCGCATCCAAGGGCGATGAAGGTGACCATGGCGGTGCCGCTtccgaggatgaggatgaagatgaggaagacaGCGAGGAGGCAGCCGATGACCTGGAGGGGTCTGCCGCGCCATCGGTAAccggagagggagaagggagggatTCCTCGAAAAGCGGCAAGGAAAAAGATGACATTGATACCCAAAAGTTTTCAAGGTTGGCAGTAGCAGACGAGGCATGA
- a CDS encoding Proteasome/cyclosome, with the protein MAQDSEKPTAADKGKGKAVEDSKKEKPQVNGKKEDEKIIDSAEELSEEDQQLKNELDMLVERLTEADASLYKPALEAMKTFIKTSTSSMTAVPKPLKFLRPHYETMTKLHEEWSAGENKTSLADVLSVIGMTYSDEDRQDTLKYRLLAPSSDIGSWGHEYTRHLALEIGEVYGKRINADEPTKDLVDLALILIPLFLQSNAEADAVDLMSELEIIDQIPNYLDENTYGRVCLYMVSMVNLLTYPDNELFLKTAHDIYLTYKEYALAMTLAIRLNDIDLIKADFEKAEDPALKKQLAFLIARQRIVLDLPAEDADSQAIVECLSNLKLSDHFKSLGKELNILDPKTTEDIYKSHLESSRVAGMTNLDSARHNLAAAFVNAFVNAGFGNDKMMLVEQDKESWVWKTKGDGMMSTVASLGTLLLWDVEAGLDKIDKYTYAAEPEILAGSMLAIGIMNSGARVDSEPALALLGDEDKLNHKNPLVRTASIMGLGLSYAGSNNELLLELLLPIITDSSQEMQISAMAALSCGLIFVGSSNPEISEAIVTTLLDDERKNQLTDKWTRFLALGLGLLFFGRQEEVDVILETLKAVDHPMAKPTAVLAEICAWAGTGAVLKIQELLHICNEHIEDSDEKKGDELLQSYAVIGIALVAMGEEVGQEMVLRQFGHLMHYGEPNIRRAVPLAMGLISPSNPQMKVYDTLSRYSHDNDNEVAINAIFAMGLLGAGTNNARLAQLLRQLASFYHRDQESLFMVRIAQGLLHMGKGTMSVNPFHTDRNVLSRVSTGGLLAVLVAMIDAKQFITSNSHYLLYFLVTAMHPRFLVTLDEDLKPLKVNVRVGQAVDVVGQAGRPKTITGWQTQSTPVVLAYGERAELEDEQYISLNSTLEGLVILKKNPNWEEDK; encoded by the exons ATGGCGCAGGACAGCGAGAAGCCTACCGCTGccgacaagggcaagggaaAGGCCGTGGAGGACAGCAAGAAGGAAAAGCCCCAAGTCAACGGCAAGAAGGAAGATGAGAAAATCATCGACT CCGCGGAGGAGCTCAGCGAAGAAGACCAACAGCTGAAGAACGAGCTGGACATGCTCGTCGAGCGCCTGACA GAAGCCGATGCCTCCCTCTACAAGCCAGCCCTGGAGGCCATGAAGACCTTCATCAAGacttcgacctcgtcaaTGACGGCCGTGCCCAAGCCTCTCAAATTCCTCCGACCACACTATGAGACAATGACGAAGCTGCATGAGGAGTGGTCGGCGGGCGAGAACAAGACCTCGCTCGCAGACGTTTTGTCAGTAATCGGTATGACATATTCTGACGAAGACCGACAAGACACCCTCAAGTACCGCCTGCTGGCGCCCTCATCCGACATTGGATCGTGGGGTCACGAGTACACCCGGCATCTGGCCTTGGAGATCGGTGAGGTTTACGGAAAGCGGATAAACGCCGACGAGCCGACAAAGGACTtggtcgacctcgccctgATTCTCATCCCGTTGTTCCTGCAGAGcaacgccgaggccgacgccgtggaCTTGATGAGCGAACTTGAGATCATTGACCAAATTCCCAAttacctcgacgagaacacGTACGGTCGCGTGTGTCTGTACATGGTCAGCATGGTCAACCTGCTTACTTATCCCGACAACGAGCTTTTCCTGAAGACGGCCCACGACATCTATCTGACATACAAGGAATACGCACTGGCAATGACGCTTGCCATCCGCCTCAACGACATCGACCTCATCAAGGCTGActtcgagaaggccgaggaccCCGCTCTCAAGAAGCAGCTTGCCTTTCTGATTGCTCGGCAACGCATTGTTCTGGATCTCCCCGCTGAAGACGCCGACTCGCAGGCGATTGTCGAGTGCTTGTCGAACCTTAAGTTGTCGGACCACTTCAAGTCCCTGGGCAAGGAGCTCAACATCCTGGACCCCAAGACGACCGAGGACATTTACAAAAGCCACCTGGAGAGCAGCCGTGTTGCGGGAATGACCAACCTCGACTCGGCCCGTCACAACTTGGCGGCTGCCTTCGTCAACGCTTTTGTCAACGCCGGTTTCGGCAACGACAAGATGATGTTGGTGGAGCAGGATAAGGAGAGTTGGGTATGGAAGACCAAGGGTGACGGCATGATGTCGACCGTTGCTTCTCTGGGTACTCTCCTGCTTTGGGACGTCGAGGCTGGTCTGGATAAGATCGACAAGTACACCTatgccgccgagcccgagaTCCTGGCCGGTTCGATGCTTGCGATTGGTATCATGAACTCGGGAGCTCGTGTCGACTCGGAGCCTGCCTTGGCTCTACTGGGTGATGAGGACAAGCTCAACCACAAGAATCCTCTCGTGAGGACGGCCAGCATAATGGGCTTGGGCCTCTCTTACGCTGGATCGAATAACGAACTTCTTCTGGAGCTGCTGTTGCCTATCATCACCGATTCTTCCCAGGAGATGCAGATCTCCGCCATGGCTGCTCTATCGTGCGGTTTGATCTTTGTTGGCTCCTCCAACCCCGAAATCAGCGAGGCTATTGTCACcaccctgctcgacgacgagcgcaAGAACCAGCTCACCGACAAATGGACTCGATTCCTGgctctcggtctcggtctgCTTTTCTTTGGCCGTCAAGAGGAAGTTGACGTCATTCTGGAGACACTGAAGGCCGTCGACCATCCCAtggcgaagccgacggcAGTGTTGGCCGAGATCTGCGCCTGGGCTGGTACTGGCGCTGTCCTGAAGATCCAGGAGCTTCTGCACATCTGCAACGAGCACATTGAGGATtcggacgagaagaagggcgacgagctcctccAGTCATACGCCGTGATTGGGATCGCTCTCGTCGCCATGGGAGAGGAGGTGGGCCAGGAGATGGTTCTCCGCCAATTCGGCCACCTTATGCACTACGGCGAGCCTAACATCCGCAGAGCAGTGCCCTTGGCCATGGGCCTCATCAGCCCCAGCAACCCGCAGATGAAGGTATACGACACTTTGTCGAGATACTCtcacgacaacgacaacgaagTTGCCATCAACGCCATCTTCGCCATGGGTCTCTTGGGAGCGGGCACGAACAATGCCAGATTGGCTCAGCTGCTCCGGCAGCTGGCCAGCTTCTACCACCGCGATCAGGAGTCTCTCTTCATGGTGCGGATCGCGCAGGGCCTGTTGCACATGGGCAAGGGAACGATGTCGGTCAACCCGTTCCACACGGACCGCAACGTTCTTTCGCGCGTGTCGACAGGTGGTCTGCTGGCGGTGCTGGTGGCCATGATCGACGCCAAGCAGTTCATCACGTCTAACTCACACTACCTGCTCTACTTTTTGGTGACGGCGATGCACCCCCGTTTCTTGGTGACGCTGGATGAGGACCTGAAGCCTCTCAAGGTCAACGTCCGCGTCGGTCAGGCAGTAGATGTCGTCGGACAAGCGGGTCGGCCCAAGACCATCACCGGCTGGCAAACACAGAGCACACCGGTGGTCCTGGCGTACGGCGAGCgtgccgagctcgaggacgagcagTACATCAGCCTGAACAGCACACTAGAGGGACTGGTCATTCTCAAGAAG AACCCCAATTGGGAGGAGGACAAATAG